One Solanum lycopersicum chromosome 2, SLM_r2.1 genomic region harbors:
- the LOC101264086 gene encoding V-type proton ATPase subunit F, translating into MANRAPVRTNNSALIAMIADEDTITGFLLAGVGNVDLRRKTNYLIVDSKTTVKQIEDAFKEFTTREDIAIVLISQYVANMIRFLVDSYNKPIPAILEIPSKDHPYDPAHDSVLSRVKYLFSTESVAGDRR; encoded by the exons ATGGCTAACCGAGCTCCTGTCAGAACTAACAACTCAGCCCTCATTGCCATGATCGCTGATGAG GACACAATTACTGGATTTTTACTGGCTGGAGTTGGCAATGTTGATTTGAGGAGGAAAACAAATTACCTTATTGTGGATTCAA AAACAACAGTGAAGCAGATTGAAGATGCTTTTAAGGAATTCACCACAAGAGAGGACATCGCAATAGTGTTGATCAGCCAATAT GTGGCCAACATGATAAGATTTTTGGTTGATAGTTACAACAAACCAATTCCAGCCATTTTGGAGATTCCTTCAAAGGACCATCCATATGATCCTGCCCATGATTCTGTTCTATCACGAGTGAAGTATCTCTTCTCTACTGAATCAGTAGCTGGCGATAGGCGTTAA